In Candidatus Saccharimonadales bacterium, one DNA window encodes the following:
- a CDS encoding glycoside hydrolase family 3 N-terminal domain-containing protein produces MKKYLVIAIIAAIVAGMFFVGWYVLNKNHQPAPPISKPNTIKPYVDQVFDKMSFRDKVASLFVFHVPGTDATAMRQFVDTYRPGGMILMGDNIPAADADLRTITSTLRGENGRLPRFVAIDQEGGSVSRLKADTYPNAETLKNQYPAETYNAFVKRSALVQSAGINLNFGIIADVTSDPHSFIYDRVLGTTPRTASDNVRAAVGGTHSSTLSTLKHFPGHGETSADSHTTIPTTDISEAAWKQKDALPFEAGVQSGADLVMFGHLRYSAVDSSPASLSEKWHDILESELGFSGVTITDDMCMLQASDEAAFHDPVANAVSAVQAGNTLLLYVLNNSGSVGSNIDPNLLIDGVLTAVDSGKISRSAIEVNAKQALKLRARTSSFVQTQ; encoded by the coding sequence ATGAAGAAATATCTTGTCATCGCTATTATTGCAGCGATTGTGGCCGGCATGTTTTTTGTCGGGTGGTATGTCCTAAATAAGAATCATCAACCAGCTCCCCCTATTTCAAAACCGAATACGATAAAACCATATGTCGACCAGGTATTCGATAAAATGTCCTTCCGTGACAAAGTCGCAAGCTTGTTTGTCTTTCATGTACCGGGAACTGACGCGACTGCAATGCGTCAGTTCGTTGATACCTATCGTCCAGGAGGAATGATTTTGATGGGCGATAATATTCCAGCCGCGGACGCGGATCTTCGCACGATTACGTCAACGCTTCGGGGTGAGAACGGAAGATTGCCTAGATTTGTCGCGATCGATCAAGAAGGAGGTTCGGTAAGCCGGCTAAAAGCCGATACGTACCCTAATGCGGAAACGCTAAAAAACCAATACCCGGCCGAAACGTACAACGCGTTCGTAAAACGATCCGCTCTCGTGCAGTCGGCGGGCATAAATCTTAATTTTGGGATTATTGCCGACGTCACAAGCGATCCTCACTCTTTTATTTATGATCGCGTACTGGGAACGACGCCACGAACGGCAAGCGACAATGTACGGGCGGCAGTCGGCGGCACGCATAGTTCGACGCTTTCAACTTTAAAACACTTTCCTGGTCACGGTGAGACTTCTGCGGATTCACATACGACAATTCCAACCACGGACATTAGTGAGGCGGCGTGGAAACAAAAAGACGCGTTACCTTTTGAGGCTGGAGTTCAAAGTGGCGCTGATTTGGTGATGTTTGGTCATTTGCGTTACAGCGCTGTTGATTCCTCGCCTGCCAGTCTTTCGGAAAAATGGCACGACATACTGGAGAGTGAGCTTGGGTTTAGCGGAGTGACAATTACTGACGATATGTGCATGTTGCAGGCATCAGACGAAGCGGCTTTCCATGATCCGGTTGCAAATGCGGTGAGTGCGGTTCAGGCTGGAAATACGTTACTTTTATACGTACTAAACAATAGTGGATCAGTCGGATCGAATATAGATCCCAACCTACTTATTGACGGTGTTTTGACCGCTGTGGATTCGGGTAAAATAAGTCGTTCTGCTATCGAGGTAAACGCTAAACAGGCGCTTAAACTCCGTGCGCGTACATCGTCGTTCGTGCAAACGCAATAA